One Brassica napus cultivar Da-Ae chromosome C4, Da-Ae, whole genome shotgun sequence genomic region harbors:
- the LOC106396191 gene encoding major facilitator superfamily domain-containing protein 12 isoform X2: protein MTSSVIVGEDEEDSFTKPLGRLSVFYYGVGHMLNDITASCWFTYLLLFLTQIGLSPRDAAIVMLSGQVADGFATIFIGELIDRFGHFKIWHAAGSLLVAISFSSVFGGCLPCSILHSTSLTIETLSYSTFAAIFNIGWAATQVSHMAMVNCITLNSTSRVALTSSRNAFSMVANLGLYAIALVVFGVSKADTKENTESQYRWIAYSCITVGCGFVIIFLMGTKEPRLRINLRESNRTRIPWAYWFRKILYYQVAVVYLLTRLVLNVSQAYLAFFVIDDLQMAQSAKALIPAIIYICSFVVSVMLQEIPWNGKRLKAYYCAGGIIWMFCGVSILLLPRSINSFMYAISVFIGIANALILVTAISMQSVLIGSELGGCAFVCGSLSFLDKMSCGLALYVLQSHQSATSPQVDVNIQHSFNFSVTRYGLGLVPAVCSFIGVAVTYFMELDSTILKPLCQPLLLE, encoded by the exons ATGACGTCATCCGTGATTGTTGGAGAGGACGAAGAGGATTCGTTCACGAAACCGCTTGGGAGATTGTCTGTGTTTTACTATGGAGTTGGGCATATGCTTAATGACATTACCGCTTCTTGTTGGTTCACTTACCTCCTCTTGTTCCTCACCCAGATTGGTCTCTCCCCaag GGATGCTGCAATCGTCATGCTCTCTGGTCAAGTTGCTGATGGCTTTGCCACCATCTTCATTGGTGAATTG ATTGACAGATTTGGACATTTCAAAATCTGGCACGCTGCAGGATCTCTATTAGTTGCCATCTCGTTTTCCTCAGTGTTTGGCGGTTGTTTGCCTTGTTCAATCCTCCATAGCACCTCCTTAACGATTGAAACATTATCATACAGCACCTTTGCAGCTATCTTTAACATAGGATGGGCAGCTACTCAGGTTTCCCACAT GGCTATGGTAAATTGCATTACACTGAACTCAACAAGCAGAGTAGCACTAACAAGCTCCCGGAACGCCTTTAGCATG GTTGCGAACTTAGGCTTATACGCAATTGCTTTAGTTGTATTTGGTGTTAGCAAAGCAGATACAAAAGAAAACACTGAGTCACAGTATCGTTGGATTGCTTATTCATGCATCACCGTTGGTTGCGGCTTTGTGATCATATTCCTTATGGGGACAAAGGAACCACG GCTGAGGATAAATCTAAGAGAAAGTAACCGAACGAGAATACCATGGGCTTACTGGTTCCGCAAGATTCTATATTATCAAGTCGCTGTGGTTTACCTCCTCACACGACTAGTTCTGAATGTTTCACAG GCATATCTTGCATTCTTTGTTATTGACGATCTTCAAATGGCTCAATCCGCTAAAGCTCTC ATTCCTGCAATAATCTACATCTGCAGCTTTGTTGTGTCGGTTATGCTCCAG GAGATTCCATGGAATGGGAAACGTCTCAAGGCCTATTACTGTGCTGGTGGCATTATTTGGATGTTCTGTGGTGTATCAATCCTCTTATTGCCTAGAAGCATTAACTCTTTCATGTATGCTATCTCTGTCTTTATCGGTATCGCAAATGCCTTGATTCTG gtGACAGCAATTAGTATGCAGAGTGTGTTGATTGGTTCAGAGCTAGGTGGATGTGCTTTTGTCTGTGGGTCCTTAAGCTTCTTAGATAAAATGTCATGTGGGCTTGCTTTGTATGTTCTTCAGTCACACCAAA GTGCCACTTCACCACAAGTtgatgtaaacatacaacatagtTTTAACTTCTCGGTGACGAGATATGGGTTAGGACTTGTCCCAGCTGTGTGCTCTTTTATTGGAGTCGCTGTCACGTATTTTATGGAGCTAGACAGCACAATACTGAAGCCTCTGTGTCAACCGTTGCTACTCGAGTGA
- the LOC106396191 gene encoding major facilitator superfamily domain-containing protein 12 isoform X1, protein MTSSVIVGEDEEDSFTKPLGRLSVFYYGVGHMLNDITASCWFTYLLLFLTQIGLSPRDAAIVMLSGQVADGFATIFIGELIDRFGHFKIWHAAGSLLVAISFSSVFGGCLPCSILHSTSLTIETLSYSTFAAIFNIGWAATQVSHMAMVNCITLNSTSRVALTSSRNAFSMVANLGLYAIALVVFGVSKADTKENTESQYRWIAYSCITVGCGFVIIFLMGTKEPRLRINLRESNRTRIPWAYWFRKILYYQVAVVYLLTRLVLNVSQAYLAFFVIDDLQMAQSAKALIPAIIYICSFVVSVMLQEIPWNGKRLKAYYCAGGIIWMFCGVSILLLPRSINSFMYAISVFIGIANALILVTAISMQSVLIGSELGGCAFVCGSLSFLDKMSCGLALYVLQSHQKNNGAGATSPQVDVNIQHSFNFSVTRYGLGLVPAVCSFIGVAVTYFMELDSTILKPLCQPLLLE, encoded by the exons ATGACGTCATCCGTGATTGTTGGAGAGGACGAAGAGGATTCGTTCACGAAACCGCTTGGGAGATTGTCTGTGTTTTACTATGGAGTTGGGCATATGCTTAATGACATTACCGCTTCTTGTTGGTTCACTTACCTCCTCTTGTTCCTCACCCAGATTGGTCTCTCCCCaag GGATGCTGCAATCGTCATGCTCTCTGGTCAAGTTGCTGATGGCTTTGCCACCATCTTCATTGGTGAATTG ATTGACAGATTTGGACATTTCAAAATCTGGCACGCTGCAGGATCTCTATTAGTTGCCATCTCGTTTTCCTCAGTGTTTGGCGGTTGTTTGCCTTGTTCAATCCTCCATAGCACCTCCTTAACGATTGAAACATTATCATACAGCACCTTTGCAGCTATCTTTAACATAGGATGGGCAGCTACTCAGGTTTCCCACAT GGCTATGGTAAATTGCATTACACTGAACTCAACAAGCAGAGTAGCACTAACAAGCTCCCGGAACGCCTTTAGCATG GTTGCGAACTTAGGCTTATACGCAATTGCTTTAGTTGTATTTGGTGTTAGCAAAGCAGATACAAAAGAAAACACTGAGTCACAGTATCGTTGGATTGCTTATTCATGCATCACCGTTGGTTGCGGCTTTGTGATCATATTCCTTATGGGGACAAAGGAACCACG GCTGAGGATAAATCTAAGAGAAAGTAACCGAACGAGAATACCATGGGCTTACTGGTTCCGCAAGATTCTATATTATCAAGTCGCTGTGGTTTACCTCCTCACACGACTAGTTCTGAATGTTTCACAG GCATATCTTGCATTCTTTGTTATTGACGATCTTCAAATGGCTCAATCCGCTAAAGCTCTC ATTCCTGCAATAATCTACATCTGCAGCTTTGTTGTGTCGGTTATGCTCCAG GAGATTCCATGGAATGGGAAACGTCTCAAGGCCTATTACTGTGCTGGTGGCATTATTTGGATGTTCTGTGGTGTATCAATCCTCTTATTGCCTAGAAGCATTAACTCTTTCATGTATGCTATCTCTGTCTTTATCGGTATCGCAAATGCCTTGATTCTG gtGACAGCAATTAGTATGCAGAGTGTGTTGATTGGTTCAGAGCTAGGTGGATGTGCTTTTGTCTGTGGGTCCTTAAGCTTCTTAGATAAAATGTCATGTGGGCTTGCTTTGTATGTTCTTCAGTCACACCAAA AAAACAATGGTGCAGGTGCCACTTCACCACAAGTtgatgtaaacatacaacatagtTTTAACTTCTCGGTGACGAGATATGGGTTAGGACTTGTCCCAGCTGTGTGCTCTTTTATTGGAGTCGCTGTCACGTATTTTATGGAGCTAGACAGCACAATACTGAAGCCTCTGTGTCAACCGTTGCTACTCGAGTGA
- the LOC106396192 gene encoding non-specific lipid transfer protein GPI-anchored 14-like yields MESWRISLVAIAIALLMATLVSAGEDKAKDKEECTEQLVGMATCLPYVQGQAKTPTPDCCSGLKQVLKSDKKFLCVIIQDRNDPDLGLQINVSLALALPSVCHAVADVTKCPALLHMDPKSQEAQVFYQLANGLNKSGPGSAPAPTSISPTAGSEDGNNSGRATSLPSKNHAQSFRKRWLVLEVAAYLFIISFTITL; encoded by the exons atggagtCTTGGAGGATTAGTTTAGTGGCGATAGCAATAGCATTACTAATGGCTACGTTGGTGTCAGCTGGTGAGGATAAGGCGAAAGATAAGGAAGAGTGTACTGAGCAGCTTGTGGGTATGGCCACTTGTCTTCCTTACGTGCAAGGACAGGCAAAGACTCCGACGCCGGACTGTTGCTCCGGCCTAAAACAGGTCCTCAAATCCGACAAAAAGTTTCTTTGTGTGATCATCCAAGACAGGAATGATCCTGACTTGGGTCTCCAGATCAATGTGTCTCTCGCTCTTGCTCTTCCTTCTGTCTGTCACGCCGTTGCTGACGTCACTAAATGCCCTG CTTTGCTTCACATGGACCCAAAATCTCAAGAAGCCCAAGTGTTCTATCAGCTAGCAAACGGTTTAAACAAATCTGGCCCCGGTTCGGCCCCTGCGCCCACCAGCATATCTCCAACCGCAGGATCCGAGGATGGTAACAACAGTGGTCGGGCGACCTCTTTGCCAAGCAAGAACCACGCTCAGAGCTTTCGGAAACGATGGCTAGTGCTTGAAGTTGCTGCCTATCTCTTCATAATATCATTTACTATCACCTTATAA
- the LOC106395804 gene encoding VQ motif-containing protein 18 produces the protein MEVTPYHQSFNEGSSYRVSMNKNSQVISKIKPKIRIIHIFAPEVIKTDVKNFRSLVQSLTGKPTAGEVKTDKKRANPRVSTSQEPVCRDHQPANRLTGFTGLLANGGNHQVKEEWGSGDHKRTSNTNTYFDLEGLIQDVGEDYFSSFPVRSSSSSQVEGFIFNNNHNTNNNFDAKGHNSS, from the coding sequence ATGGAGGTTACTCCATATCATCAAAGTTTTAATGAGGGTTCGAGTTATAGGGTTTCCATGAACAAGAACTCACAAGTAATATCCAAGATCAAGCCCAAGATTCGCATCATCCACATATTCGCTCCTGAGGTCATCAAGACTGACGTCAAGAATTTTCGTTCACTCGTCCAAAGTCTAACCGGAAAACCCACAGCCGGAGAAGTTAAAACCGATAAAAAGAGAGCCAACCCGAGAGTTTCGACGTCTCAAGAACCGGTTTGCAGAGATCATCAGCCGGCTAATCGGCTAACGGGTTTCACAGGTTTATTAGCAAACGGAGGAAACCATCAGGTGAAAGAAGAATGGGGATCTGGTGATCATAAGCGTACTTCCAACACAAACACTTACTTTGACCTAGAAGGTTTGATTCAAGATGTAGGAGAAGATTACTTCTCTTCGTTTCCCGTgagatcatcttcttcttcacaagtgGAAGGTTTCATCTTCAACAACAACCACAACACCAACAACAACTTCGATGCAAAGGGTCATAATTCGTCATAA
- the LOC106392555 gene encoding UPF0725 protein At1g19060-like: MASFGVEFNEEDFGFLRVKKIPPWRFEISESVVRDLSKDIVAAWNHGVHSLNSLSRGGDWIKFFKIAGSLYLLKLIVSRSLATFLFTGGETTGGASETTGVFAPPGIYDSVDGALPNWPSDAEIQRLYTVDRSELLSTHWILLYLELVLCIEYGYGNFSEDKVSSLELVKVAIETDDETPLQAKSSVLYIAFRGLAIDGTDESVERKAVIKSMFNELTGSLALQGILCNRETPMSAEEYFKFAYI, from the exons ATGGCGTCTTTTGGGGTCGAATTCAACGAGGAGGA CTTTGGGTTTCTTCGAGTCAAGAAAATACCTCCGTGGAGATTCGAGATATCGGAGTCTGTAGTGAGAGATCTTAGCAAAGATATCGTAGCTGCATGGAACCACGGAGTTCACAGCTTAAATTCCTTGAGCAGAGGAGGAGACtggatcaagttcttcaag ATTGCTGGATCACTATATCTCCTCAAACTGATCGTATCCCGTTCGTTGGCAACATTTCTCTTCACAG gTGGTGAGACAACTGGTGGTGCTAGTGAGACAACTGGTGTGTTCGCACCACCAGGAATCTATGATTCAGTGGATGGAGCACTGCCTAATTGGCCTTCAGATGCTGAGATCCAACGACTTTACACG GTAGATAGATCAGAGTTGCTGAGCACCCACTGGATTCTTTTGTACCTCGAGCTTGTTCTTTGCATTGAATATGGCTATGGCAACTTTTCAGAG GACAAAGTCTCCAGTCTGGAGCTTGTGAAGGTGGCTATAGAAACTGACGATGAGACTCCGCTCCAGGCCAAAAGTTCAGTCCTCTATATAGCTTTTAGAGGACTGGCTATTGATGGTACTGATGAGTCAGTTGAACGGAAAGCTGTGATCAAAAGCATGTTCAACGAGCTTACAGGATCTTTGGCTCTCCAGGGTATCTTATGCAACCGAGAAACTCCTATGAGTGCGGAAGAGTACTTCAAGTTTGCTTACATATAG